From the genome of Halichoerus grypus chromosome X, mHalGry1.hap1.1, whole genome shotgun sequence:
tgtaatacagcttgaagtctggaattgtgatgcctctagttttggttttcttttgcaacattACTTTATCTATTCGGGTTTTtttctggtcccatacaaattttagaactgtttgttccagctttgtgaaaaatgctggtggtattttgatagggattgcattgaatgtgtagattgctttgggtagcatagacattttaacaatatttgttcttccaatccatgagcatggaatgtttttccatttctttgtgtcttcctcaatttctttttttttttttttttagattttatttatttatttgagacagaatgagagagagagagagagagagcacatgagaggggggagggtcagaggtagaagcaggctccccgccgagcagggagcccgatgcgggactcgatccagggactccaggatcatgacctgagccgaaggcagtcgcccaaccaactgagccacccaggcgcccctctcaatttctttcataagtgttctatagttttcagagtacagatcttttacctctttggttaggtttattcccagttatcttacagtttttggtgcagttgtaaatgggatcgattccttgatttctctttctgctgcttcattgttggttataaaaatgcaacagacttctgtgcatcGATTTTATATACtgtgactttgctaaattcatgtggcagttctagcaattttttggtagtgttttgggttttctacatactATATCATGTcttctgtgaagaaaaaaagtttgacttcttctttgccaatttggatgcgttttatttctttttgttgcctgattgcttaGGTTGggacctccagtactatgttgaacaacagtggtgagagtggacatccctgtcgtgttcctgatcttaggggaaaagctctcagtttttccccattaaggacaatattagctgtgggtcttccacatatggcttttatgatgttgaggtatgtttcatgtatccttactttgttgagggtttttgtcaagaaaagatgctgtattttgtctaatgattttttctgcatctattgagaggatcatatggttcttatccttccttttattaatgtggtgtatcacgatTGATTCGCAGATGTTGAACTAACCCTGTAGCCCAGGAATATATctcacttggtcctggtgaataatccttttaatgtactgttggatccaatTAACTAGTATctgggtgagaatttttacatccatgttcatcagggatattggtctgtaattctcccttttggtggggtctttgtctgattttgagaTAAAGGTataatgttggcttcatagaatgagtttggaagttttccttccatttctattttttggagtagtttgagaagaataggtattatctctactttaaatgtttggtagaattcccagggaggccatccagccctggatttttgtttgttgggagatttttgatgactaattcaatttcttggctggttatgggtctgatcagattttctatttattcctgttttagtttttctcttttttaaaaaattttatttatttttttgacagagagagagagagcacaaacagggggagtggcaagcagagggagggggagaagcaggctccctgctgagcagggattccaatgtggggttcaatcctgggacccagggatcatgacctgagctgaaggcagatgcttaaccaactgagccactcaggagccccagcctgtttcagttttgatagtttgtatgtttcttggaatttatccatttcttccagattgcctaatttgttggcatataattgctcataatattcccttataatggtttgtatttttgtggtgttggttatgatctctcctttttcattcatgattttgtgtcttttttctttttgataagtctggctaggggtttatcaatcttgtcaattctttcaaagaacacagtcctggtttcattgatgtgttctactttttttttttaatttctatatcattgatttctgctctaaactttatttctcttctcctgctagatttaggctttatttgctgttctttttccagctcttttaggtgtaaggttaagttgtgtatttgagacttttcttgcttcttgtgaaagacctgtattgctatatacttcctttttaggactgcctttgctgcatcccaaaggttttggactattgtattttcattatcatttgttcccatgtattttttaaatttcttctttgattttctagttgaccattcattctttagtaggatgctctttagcctccatatatttgtggtccttccaaattttttcttgtggttgacttcaagttttgtagcactgtggtctgaaaatatgcatggcatgatttcagtctttttgtacaggttgagtcctgatttgtgacccagtatgtgatctattctggagaaagttccatgtgcacttgaaaaaaaaaggtgtgttctgctgctttaggatgaaatgctctgaatatatctgttaagtccatctggtccagtgtgtcattcaaagcccttgtttcctagttgatcttctgcttagaaatgatctgtccattgctgtgagtaggttgttaaagtcccctactattattgtattattatcaatgagtttcttaagtttgttattaattgatttagatatttggctgctcccaagttaggggcataaatatttacaattgttagatcttcttgtgggatagacccctttattatgatatagtgtccttcttcatctcttattacagactttgttttaaaatctagtaataaaaacttaaaaagaataagaaaataagtgaaaaataataataaaataaagaataaaagtacaaAGGAGGCTAGATCctattttcccctagagctgaagctttgcagcactgtatgatcagtaaacttggtgtgAACTAGTtatttgtgctggtcttctggggcaGGAGTCTGCTGCTCTGATTCTCAGGGGGACTGGCGCTATTGGAAATGTGCCTCGAGAGCGCAGggaggtggggcttggtgtaagcagctctGGACTCCACTAGGTGGCGCTGTTTTGCCCCCTCGTGTCTTTCAGCGCTGATGGGCCAGATGACTATGGCGGCACCCAGCTctctagccctggagctgaaaatTCACACCCCCCACTCtgcagtgagccctcacagaagagcaatcaatCACTCTTGGTTCCCCGGTTTCCATCAGAACCCTGTGTTCACCCTGCCTGGGTCCGAGCttttttttatctcaggcacacaactgagtttcaaaactccaaattttagggactctTGCTGTGCAGACCTGCTGTTCCTCCTGAGGAGGGTCTCACcatgcttctgccttttgctgacCAGTCCCAGGAAAGTGGTTGGTACAACCATGCAGttgttcacagtttatggcaatacAGGGCAGAAAGCCAACACCTAGACTCTTTGCTTTCAGCCAGCTACCACACTCCTATGCCTGGGAACAGTGCAACACTTAAGCACCACCTGTTCTTCTTGTGACCCAGGGAATCCTCAGACCACAGTGTCacacctgggattctgccccacctcgccacctgagcacctttgaGCCAAGCACGTCCGCCACTgtaacagacttctaaaagttccgattttgcactccactgcttataatactttgcagtAGCCTCCTTAAGTAGGTTCTGTCCCCACCACCATATCCACAGCAATATCACACCAGATTCaagtctccacacctcctaccttccaaaaggtggtcatttttctacttgtagacttgcagtaTTTGTTTTCCCAGACCtctgattgatttcttgggtgttcagaatgattgaTAACTAGCTGTATTTGAGAGACCAAACTTAGGGTCCctctactcctccgccatctcaactcctcctgttttgttttttattttgttttgacgCTTTGGGTTTTAACCACATGGTAAACTCATTCATCTGTGTATGTGTTCAGTGGACAATTCCAAAAAATACATCCCATTAAAATCCTACTACAAATATCAGGGTGGTTTCAAAAACAATCTGACTTCAGAATTATATCCCAATAACCAGTACATTACACATCACATCAGACCCTACTCACAAGCCCATCTGGAAAACACTGAGAGGTTTTTAAATACACCCAGGGGGGATGACCATATATTAGCttcctagggctgccgtaacaaattaccacaaactgactggattaaaacaatagaaatttattctttcacagttctggaggccagcgGTCCAAAATGAAGGTGCCAGCAAGTTGGTGCCTTCTGCAGACTTTGAAGAAGAACTCGATCTCATGgctttctcctagcttctggagATTGCCAACAAACCTTGACATTCCTTCCCTTTcagatgcatcactccaatctctgatTCCATTCTTCACATCCCCTTCTCtatgtctgtgtgtatttttttttttaaagattttatttatttgacagagagagaggaacagcgagagagggaacacaagcagggggagtaggagagggagaagcaggcttcctgccgagcagagagcccgatgcagggctcgatcccaggaccctgggatcatgacctgagccgaaggcagacatttaactgactgagccacccaggcgcccctgtgtgtgtgtttaaatctcCATCTCCTTTTTCTTATTATACCATTCATTGtttttagggcccaccctaaatccaAGATAATCACAACTCTAGCTTCCTAAagtaattacatttgcaaaaccTCTACCCCCTAATCAggccacatacacacatacaggtATGCCCCATTTTTAGAAAGTTTGCATTACGCCACTTCATTTTTATGAAAGATCTATGTtggtacctgttttcactaactgaaagaaattccaagaggatttttgcttttaagaaaaaaaggtgaaaaacaaaaatatagagttcagcatttgttttgcagtgagCCCTATAAAGAGGCAGCCTCTATAAAGTGCCTCTATAAAGAGGCAGCACACACCCCAAGCAGAGAGGGTGGCACCACCAAGCTCTTTCCCCCGGAACTACATTcggcatctcagcatcaagctgcCATACCTTTGAAGTTATCTTTGAGCATCTGTACTTTATCTTGATTCATTTTGTACATCTGTTaccaagatgtgtcctaaggtatcagaagagcctaagagaggttatttttggggtctgggaatgctaaaaacattttccttataaattaatggtaattgcttctccATGCTATGCCATTTAGGCTTACAAAAGttttcataggaatgctctactttcagatagaGAGGGAAATCTATACTGGAAATTAGGCCTTGGACATATCTTTTGAAGGGTCACCGTTCCACTTACTATGGATCAACAGAAACAGCACTTGTCCAAATCAAACGTTTAAGCTCACGGGACTGTTGCTATCAGGTTTCCAGAGTGATGTTTGGGAGAGGCAGGGGACTTTTGCAAGGGTAGGAATATTCTATGTTAGGGGGACGGCAAGTGGTTCTGGGTTGCCCATTGGGAGCAAAGCACAGACTTCAGAGAAGACAGTGAAGAGCTGGTCAGTCAGCCAGGTTCCAGAATTGGACAGGAGGGCACACTGGGGAAGATAAGGAGGAAGATGCTGTAATTCAGGAATTTGCTAGGACTGGACACAAATGCCAGCAGCTGGTTAGAATCAGCTATTAAGGTATTATAGGGTTAAGAGCAGGAGGACCCTAGATAAATAAAGTTTAGTCAATTCCCAAATTAtgttttattctcatttcttcttctttctttaggGGTCTGCTTTTAGTACCTTGTCACATGGTCCTTCTTTTTGCTGCCTGAGAGACATTACCgagtatttgacagagagagagggacagcgagagagggaacacaagcagggggagtaggagagggagaagcaggcttcctgccaagccaGGAAGAATTGGCTAAGCGACAGAAGACCTGCCTCAGGCTGTGAGTGGAACCAACATGGATCCTAGATGAATTCAGACCAGGGTTCTAGTCCCAGCCCCATCACTTACTAGCAGTATAATCTTGGGGAAATTACCAGTCGCTGTGAGTCTTAgattcatcatctgtaaaatgggtttgaTGAGCCCTGTCTTCTAAGACAGCTGGAATGTATGTAAAGTATCTGGTACAGTGCCTGACATTTATCAGATCTTTAGTAAATAGCagttatttctaatattattttgtcCCCAGCCCCTACTGCcctctcctctgggattttgtgCTCATCCAGGACATCTCAGATAATATGTAGCTCAAGAGGAGTCAGAATGCCAAATTAGGCAAAAATGTTGCTTCacaaataaaattcattaaattttccCTCTTAGAGGATATATAATTTGGCTATGTGTCAGTCTTTCTCAGCTGATATAACTAAAAGGTTCCCAAAATTTGAGTCAAAGAccaactccttccttccctcctagcTGTTCATCCATCCAAAACACTATTTTCAATCATTTTACTCCCACCAAAATCTAGATCTGCTTAGATTTAGCCAAATTACACTCAAGATAACCTACCTTTAATGTTATTCTAATGGAGTGGGCTCTGGCTCTCTCTGGCTAGGGAAGAGTGCTAGCTTAGTGGCTTCTGGATACCACCTCAAGGGAATATCACTCTATTCTCAAGAAATCATTGCAGATGATGTATATAGGACACCTAGTTAAGTGCGCTGTGTTAACTACACTGAGACAAGAGTTCAGAATATCTTCCATACTTGTTCCAGGTGGAGATTTCTCCAGCTTATCCATGATACAAAAAGAACTAGTAAGCGGTTTTCTATTCCAGGCTTTTCTGTCACTTCTAGAACACACCACCTGACAGACTGGCCCCTGCTACCACCCACAGCAGGAATTGCAGTTTCCCCAAGCCCTAAACTGCCTCAGCTTTGGGCATTTCTACTTGACTGCTCGCATCTGGAGATCTACCTCATCACTCCTTGTTTTTACTTGTTCTTTAGGTATTAGAAGACATCTCACCATCTTCCTGATGATTGCTGCTCCTAGCACCTACCATTTTATGATTAGGGGTGTGTCTTGTTTATCCTAGTATTTCCACTATTAACACAGTGCTTTCCAAGGAGAAAATATCCAATTAATgtttggtgaataaatgaatcagtaagcagggttttttaaaataagatttattaagATTATGCCTATTTTCTTCAGTAAGCCAAGCAAATCCAGGTatgtatcttttaattttacagaATAAACTGAAGTGGTTAAGGGAATCCAAAAATTaaccacattttacattttttctccattttctttcacatttccaAGGAAATTCCTATTCCAGTATCATGTTATCTTGTTCCAGATCACAAAATAAGAGGGAAGGTTCCCCagtttgttttgtaaaatatcaAAACTCACATTCTTAAATCTGATAAACAGAAACAGGTGTGTGACAAATTCATTTACATACTTAGATTCTAAAgctaataaacattttatttaaaaaacagcatttgaagaataccaaaaggaaaaaaaagataaacttccAAATCATCCATATAGAAGAAGAACACAAAGTTGTATACTGTGTTCTCCCTAGCCTGACCCTGACCCTCCTCTACTCAGAGCCAGGACTGACCTCTTCAAATACAGCATATCTGGGCTCACTCTTCAGTTGGGGCAGGAGAAGCTGCTGACCAATGCTatgcaatgaacatggaagtaGTATTATCCACAGAACCAATTCTGCGCTGGGctctctcttcctcatctcttaaagCCTCCTCATACCAGTATGAGAAGGAAATGGGGTCAGTCCCTTTGATCTTAGCCAAAAACTCCAGAACTTTCATCTTACTGGTTTCAGCATGAGCCCTGGGACCCCACAGGAATTCACAGCATGGAGGATCACTGTTAGGCACCTGCCGGTACTCCAGATAATTCTCCTGCACCCAATCTCTGGTGATGAGCTTCCTGGGCTCCCCATAAATGAAATGATCCCTCCCAGCATACACTCCCATCATATTCAGGAAATCCCAGATGTCTTCTTCAGGGGCACAATTGCCCTCTATGAAGATCACACCCAGGATGATTATCAGGAGACCATTTTTAGGCATGCTCTGGTTGTCGCTAAGCATCTCATCATGGGTGAGGTCCAGGGAGTTGACAAGGACATAGGAGTGGGTGGTGGGGTCCACTTCCTTCACATCAATGCCAGAGATCACCTCCAAACACTTAGACGCTTTCTTGAAGATCACAGGGAATTGTTTCTTGTACCTTTTGATGACAAACTTTACCATTTCTGCCTTTGTGATGCGCTCCTTCAGTCGATACTTGAGGATCATGAAATGTACCAAATCAGCCACCTTCTCATCTAGTGGGTCTCTGGGCAAAGATTCAGTGTCTGTTAAGGTGTAAGGGGAACCTGTATCTTCTTCTTGGCTGTTGGAGACTCCTTCTGATGTGCTCCATGAtgcagagaaggagcaggagctCTGAGGACTCTGGGGAGGACTCAGGGTTGCAGcaggctcctcttcctcctcctcctctagaGAGACTGGGATCACAGGAGAGGAAGGCGGGGAGGCGGAGGTGGAGGGGTAAGAGAAGTTGAAAGAGCAACTGGAAATAGAGGAAGTCTCCTCCTCGTCCTCAGCTACAAGAACATCTGCCACTTCTAGGCCTTGTATCTCACTTTGGGCTTGAAAGTCTGGCTCAAATGTGAGGCGTAGACGCTTTGGAGAGCAAGGCATGATGACTCTTGTTGGCAGTAGCAAGAAGTATGAGCAAGACAATGGGAGATGGGGTACCACCGGCctatgggaggaaggaagagggttaGCAGTCTCAGCAGAGAAACACCCTTGGCAGCTCTGACAAAGGCCAACTTACAGGCTCTTTGGGGGGTGGTCTAGGGCCTCACAGAACTTCTGTCTTCCTGgacagtttgtttcctagaaacCTATAGGAGGATATAAGAAAGCGCTTCAGGGTGCAGCCAGCCAGCACAGCTCAAGTCTTCCAGAGCTGACTGTGGGCAGGTGAAGTTGGGCACTCTGGGGTCCCTTCTGTTCTGACATGGGTGGAGTCTTTAGTAGACATTCAAGGTGTGTACCTCACCTTGGCTCCTAGCACTGCCTAGGCCTCCTCTGCTCTGCTGACCTGAGGACATGTGCCTCACACCAAGACCTCACCTCATAATTCTGGAGCCCTGaacaggggaggaggggccaggCTCTGGGAGATCCCTACTATCCTGCAGTGGATGATCCCCTCTGTGCTCACTAAGGTTCTCACCTTTCCCCTGACAAGGCCTGCCCActaccccaccaccaccacaccactGCGGCCAATCCCTCCCCAACATCCCTGCCTCTGCTAGTGTAAGGTAAAATTTTCAGAACAGGAGCTCACATTCCTGAGACCAATGAGAAGGAAGTGAAAGAGCAACACATTTGACCATACAAGCCCAGGGCTTCCCTGGATGACAGCAAGGGTGGCCAAAGTCTGTGAGAATCCCTCTCTCCTAGCTGAGGGTTACCCTCATTCCTCACATTGATGCCTGGTAGAGCCTGGGACTCCTCCCTCTGTTTTCCTAAGTCTGGCCCCTTCAGAACAAGCCTTCACCTCCCTGAGACCACCAAGAAAGGACTGAGAGCACACCATATCTGTTCACTATGCCCCAGGACCTCCCAGAGCTGACAGCAGGGGCAGGGTAGGGCTGTGTATGCCTTCAGTCCTCACTCAGGGTCTCTATCTTAAAACCTGGCAGAGACTGGGACTCCTCCCTCTGCTGTCCTGATGTGTCTCCTCCTCAGAGCAAGACCCGCACCTTCCTGAGAACCCCTGCACAAAAATGAAGAGGCACCACATCTTGCCACCTTTGCTAGATCCTTCCAGTGCTAACAAGGGGAGGGCCCCACCTGTTCTGTGGTGGGACTATCCTCAATCCTCCCTTCATGGCATTCATCTTTACTCTTGGCACAACCCGGGCTACTCCCTGCTGACTGAATATCACCCCTCAGGCCATGACCGCACCTCTCTGGGACACCTCCCTCACCTGGGGAAAGTGAGGGCATACTATATCCAGGCAACCCTGCTTGGGTTGTCCCAGGGCTGAGAAAAGAAGTGAGCCAGTCTCTATGGGGTCTCTTCTTTCTGGGGTGGGAAGTACCTTTGTTCCTCACCAAAGGTCCTTACCTTGACTCCTGGTAGAGCTTGGGACTCCTTCCTCTTCTGACCTGATGTGGCTTCTCAGCTGACCTGCCTTCACATTTAGACTAAAGACCTCAGCTCCAAGTCCCTCAAGACAAAAGTGAAGAGACATCACAGCCAGCCACTACTTCCCAGGGTCTCCCAGGGCTGACAGCAGAGGCTACACCCCATCTGTCCCAGATTGGGGGAGGGGTTCCCTCTGTCTTCCCTCAAGGCATTCTTTACTTGTGGCAGGACCTGGGCCCACTTCCTCTGGTGACCTGAAATCACCCTCTCAGGCCAAGGTCTCACTTCCCAGAGATACCTCCACCTACCCCATGCAGGAAGTGAGGATGTACCACATCTGGGCATTCCTACCCAGATCCTCCCAGGGTGGACAGTGGGGACAGGGTGAAGTTTCTGTGAGGCTCCATCTGTCTGGGTTGGGGTGCCCTTAGTCTTCCTTCAAGGTCCTTACCTCACCTTGACTTGTCACAGATCCTGGGATTCCTCCCTCTGTTGATGTCACCAGCTCAGACCAAGCCCTTCAACTCCCTGGGATACtccaaacaaaagtaaaaagacacCAAATCCAGCCACTCCTGCCTGTACTCCTGGCAAGGCCTATCCTACCCTCTGCTGACCTGAAGTCTCCCCCTCCAACCCAGACCTCACCTCCATGAGCCCCTCTATCCCCTTGATTCTTGGTAGAGTCTATAGCAGAAGTTAGAGTTCctcccacccagccaccctgctCAGATCCTCCCAGGGCTGAGATTCTGTGATGTCCTTCTTTTCAGGGAGGGGGAGTGGTTTCAGGCTTCACCAAGGGTCCTTACCTTGATTCCTGACAGAGCCCGGGACTCCTCCTTCTTCTGAACTGATGTGTCACCTCCTCAGACCAAGGTCCTCACCTCTCTAAGACTCTCCCCCAGACAAAAGTAAGGAAATATCACATCTAGCCAACCTTGCCTGTGGACTCCTGGGGTTGACAGGAGGGGCAGGGCATGGCTGGGGCCTCCTCTCTCTTGGGGTATTTTCAAGGTAGACCAAGACCACATCTACCTGGGTTGGAAGGTCCTCTCAATCCTCCCTCATGGTCCTCTCCTTGATGCCTGGCAGGGCCTGGACTGTACCCTCTATTAACCTGAGGTTACAACCCTCAGAAACAGCCTCACCTCCCTCAGACTCCCAAAGTGGAAATCAAGAAGCACTGTATTTGGCAACCCTGCTGTGTGGCCTCCCAGGGCCCATTAGGCAGGGGCAAGTTTCTGTAAGACCTCTCTCTATAGGATGAGAGGTCATCTAAATCCTCCCTCAGAGTCCTCATCTTGACACCTGACAGAGCACAGTATTCCTccctctgctgcactcaggctaCATCCATTAAACCAAGGTTTTCACTTCTCTGGGACCCTTGACAGCAAGGGTGGAGAAGCACTGGGTCCCATCTGCTCTGATGAAGGGGGTGCCCTGAGTCCTTAAACTGAACCCTGGTGGGGCCTGGGATTCCTCCCTTTATGAAGCTGCCCTTGCCCCTTCAGACCTAGGTCCTCATTCCCTTGAGAACCTCCAAACAAAAGTAAAGAGAAGCCACATCCTGTCACCTCCTAGGGCTCACAGCAGGGGCTGAATCCTGTCTGTTCTGCAGTGGGAGGATATCTTCTGTCTTCCCTTAAGGTATTCATATTGCCCCCTCAGACAAAGGCCTCGCTGCCATGAGACGAGCCCCACCACTCCCTGGAAGAACTGAGGGCACACCACATCTGACCACCATTGCTGAGTCCTCCTGTGGCTGACAGCAGGGGCAGAGTAGACTCCCTCTGTCTGCAGTAGAAGGTCCCATTATCCATCCTAAAAGTATTCATATTTATTCTTGACAGGGTCTGCATACCCTCCCTTCTGCTAACCTGAGGATGGTCCCTCAATCCATGGCCACCATCTCCTTGAGATGCCAGAGAAGTAAGTCAGGGATAAAGAACTGCCCCTGTGCTCCACAGCCCTGTTCAAGTCTTCTCAGGGCTGACACAAGGGGCAGGTTCATAAGGGGCCCCCACAGTCTGGACTGGGAGGTCCCTGCACTTTTCCCTCAGGGTCCTCAACTTGATGCCTGACAGGGCCTAGGACTCCTCCCTCTACTGACGTGAGCCTGCACCCCCTCAGGAAAAGCCTCATTCCCTCAGGCTCCAAAGATGAACGTCCAGATACACCACACCTGGATACATCACACCGGCGCCTGCGTGGAGCCTTCCG
Proteins encoded in this window:
- the LOC144378712 gene encoding melanoma-associated antigen 10-like; its protein translation is MPCSPKRLRLTFEPDFQAQSEIQGLEVADVLVAEDEEETSSISSCSFNFSYPSTSASPPSSPVIPVSLEEEEEEEPAATLSPPQSPQSSCSFSASWSTSEGVSNSQEEDTGSPYTLTDTESLPRDPLDEKVADLVHFMILKYRLKERITKAEMVKFVIKRYKKQFPVIFKKASKCLEVISGIDVKEVDPTTHSYVLVNSLDLTHDEMLSDNQSMPKNGLLIIILGVIFIEGNCAPEEDIWDFLNMMGVYAGRDHFIYGEPRKLITRDWVQENYLEYRQVPNSDPPCCEFLWGPRAHAETSKMKVLEFLAKIKGTDPISFSYWYEEALRDEEERAQRRIGSVDNTTSMFIA